From a single Ornithodoros turicata isolate Travis chromosome 8, ASM3712646v1, whole genome shotgun sequence genomic region:
- the LOC135366741 gene encoding endochitinase-like — translation MECASSSDAVVTVVGPGESSDSSRTPGDPSAEPQHGEPLREETQLENSTSVICIVMTLVVMFSLVVVLQTRITDSTSLQDLVLWTPKKRSTGNKMEVNEAEHDGEEANVTGDAPVRLPVRLLDPPEDLDDSQQEDTNDAVVTFEPVLEEEPLPNPRCFCMIHGSQQGNTPARSCNGTTLDPSALPTHFCTDVAYCCFGFNSDYNITSSNITMDHIKSLPHRTDVTRFWLVVGDGHRDSEQFSAASRDVKLGLMFAMNVLSWLKVYDFHGVLLHWTYPTVQESQLHIKLLKAMKELYKMTGKLVGVVVPFDLQLRERFDMLALVRVLTPYTILVTPPMTWTSQPSFSTTFTSYRKNHAFHEYPRILWETRDNVAKRDGRHHLCYMLSLTGWSFTLPKASNSTRVGETAVGPGDAYPGTNIVGRVALDDVCNATFDVFDDTSYSVVAIDDKQMVSYSNPKTLARLVSKLANLTKDGGCFGVWNLDWDDFCGQCGLGNFPLAETVYKVALGTE, via the exons ATGGAGTGCGCGTCCTCCTCAGACGCCGTGGTGACTGTGGTGGGTCCCGGGGAGTCCAGCGATAGCAGCAGGACACCCGGGGACCCTTCCGCGGAGCCACAGCACGGAGAACCGCTTCGGGAGGAGACGCAACTCGAGAACTCGACCTCCGTCATCTGCATCGTCATGACCCTCGTAGTAATGTTCAgcttggtggtggtgctgcagaCGCGAATAACGGACAGCACTTCACTCCAGGACCTGGTGCTCTGGACGCCGAAAAAACGGAGCACAGGCAATAAGATGGAAGTGAACGAAGCTGAACATGACGGGGAAGAGGCCAACGTGACCGGCGATGCTCCTGTTCGCCTGCCCGTCAGATTGTTG GACCCACCGGAGGACCTGGACGACAGCCAGCAGGAGGATACCAACGATGCTGTGGTTACGTTCGAGCCGGTCCTTGAGGAAGAACCCCTCCCCAACCCGAGGTGCTTCTGCATGATCCACGGCAGTCAACAAGGAAATACCCCAGCCCGCTCTTGCAACGGGACCACCCTCGATCCCAGCGCCCTGCCAACGCATTTTTGCACCGACGTTGCCTACTGCTGCTTCGGATTCAACAGCGACTACAACATTACATCCTCGAACATCACGATGGACCACATCAAGTCACTGCCGCACAGAACAGACGTCACTCGTTTCTGGCTTGTCGTCGGAGACGGACACCGAGACAGTGAGCAGTTCTCGGCAGCGTCACGTGACGTCAAGCTCGGACTCATGTTTGCCATGAACGTGCTCAGCTGGCTCAAGGTGTACGACTTCCACGGCGTGTTGCTTCATTGGACCTACCCGACCGTACAAGAATCACAGCTGCACATCAAGCTGCTGAAAGCCATGAAAGAACTCTACAAGATGACGGGAAAGCTCGTGGGCGTCGTCGTGCCTTTCGATCTGCAGCTGAGGGAACGGTTCGATATGCTTGCGCTTGTACGGGTGTTGACGCCATACACCATCCTGGTCACCCCTCCGATGACGTGGACTTCGCAGCCGTCTTTTTCCACAACGTTTACATCATACCGTAAGAACCACGCTTTCCACGAGTACCCGCGGATTCTTTGGGAAACGAGGGACAACGTCGCCAAACGAGACGGGAGACATCACCTGTGCTATATGCTGTCCTTGACCGGGTGGTCCTTCACTCTGCCGAAGGCGTCAAATAGTACAAGAGTAGGTGAAACAGCTGTGGGCCCAGGAGACGCGTACCCGGGAACGAACATCGTGGGACGCGTAGCACTCGACGACGTCTGTAACGCGACCTTCGACGTGTTCGACGATACCTCTTACTCCGTTGTCGCAATCGACGACAAGCAAATGGTATCGTATTCCAACCCGAAGACGTTAGCACGACTAGTGAGCAAACTCGCGAACCTGACGAAGGACGGCGGGTGCTTTGGCGTTTGGAACTTGGATTGGGATGACTTCTGCGGACAGTGCGGGCTTGGGAACTTTCCGTTGGCGGAAACCGTCTACAAGGTTGCACTAGGCACCGAATAA
- the LOC135366087 gene encoding chitinase-3-like protein 1, with translation MKNQQRPIRPQRDPPVVQEPIPEPPQQVPNGAQDHIVVDAVQDQAPPDRLPVARIPTPCCAPPFDISSSMTVSCLVLALVVMFTLALALQVYLMHSTTYHDGLVFRAYGTGPSYGHETSPHSNLDDSRETLPPWKVKQNSARDSVTARPYVYWNTRGRHSGIKGGALLKHAFADEKTTSQPEVLRDFPLLPARDYKTERKSVCMFHADGAGRMRDGAQYTAWTFPYHICTHVVYCCVAISKDLDLTMKRYEKKLQESSLLAFAQLKHKNPYLRVLVGVGGEERDRVGFTKITNSISARQQFTASAVEWMRQRHFDGMILYWKYPFLDQKAKHVDLMRSLRDTLREVNLTVGIVVPLDDLLRDRFDMTELTNSMDDYTILVDPVDTHGPSYDATFVPVRDSTIRTYAGLFISTIQKESGKSIDGRYRLCYLLPVNGVTFTLEEPAQTQISSPTLGPGEPGASTDRPGYLSYDEVCMEPWEDSRRVNYGVVSTRGNQWVVYQNRTSLRELITALGLVTGSAKCLGVWDPSWDDFAGTCGEGPYPLTRAIFAKVVGHKVRFGSGGVF, from the coding sequence ATGAAGAACCAACAGCGTCCGATTCGGCCTCAGCGCGACCCTCCTGTTGTTCAAGAACCAATACCGGAGCCACCCCAACAGGTGCCGAACGGTGCCCAGGACCACATCGTTGTCGACGCCGTGCAGGACCAGGCGCCCCCGGACCGGCTTCCAGTGGCACGAATTCCCACCCCCTGTTGCGCGCCTCCCTTCGACATCAGCAGCTCGATGACCGTCTCCTGCCTCGTCCTAGCTCTCGTAGTAATGTTCACTCTGGCTCTGGCGCTCCAAGTGTACCTCATGCACTCCACCACCTACCACGATGGTCTCGTATTCAGAGCTTACGGTACCGGCCCGTCTTACGGCCACGAGACATCGCCGCATAGCAACCTAGATGACTCCCGCGAAACCCTGCCGCCCTGGAAAGTCAAGCAAAACAGCGCCAGGGATTCCGTCACCGCTCGCCCATATGTCTACtggaacacaagaggaagacATTCGGGCATAAAGGGAGGCGCTCTACTCAAGCACGCTTTTGCTGACGAGAAGACCACCAGTCAACCGGAGGTCTTGCGAGATTTCCCGCTGCTCCCTGCTAGAGATTACAAGACCGAGCGGAAGAGTGTGTGCATGttccatgcagatggcgctgGTCGCATGCGCGATGGCGCTCAGTACACCGCATGGACATTCCCCTATCACATCTGCACGCACGTCGTCTACTGCTGCGTGGCCATTTCCAAGGACCTCGACTTGACTATGAAGCGTTACGAGAAGAAACTTCAAGAGTCTTCGCTATTGGCCTTCGCGCAGCTTAAACACAAGAACCCTTACCTGCGCGTGCTCGTTGGCGTTGGCGGCGAAGAAAGGGATCGCGTGGGATTCACTAAAATCACGAACAGCATATCGGCGAGGCAGCAGTTTACTGCCAGCGCAGTGGAGTGGATGCGCCAGCGTCACTTTGACGGCATGATTTTGTACTGGAAGTACCCGTTCCTGGACCAGAAGGCTAAGCACGTAGATCTGATGCGGTCGCTGCGGGATACGCTCAGGGAGGTCAACCTTACCGTCGGCATTGTCGTTCCCCTGGACGACCTCCTTCGCGACAGATTCGATATGACAGAGCTGACCAATAGCATGGATGATTATACAATCCTGGTTGATCCTGTTGACACCCACGGCCCCTCCTATGACGCAACTTTCGTACCTGTCCGTGATTCGACTATTCGGACGTACGCTGGCCTTTTTATAAGCACCATTCAGAAAGAAAGCGGCAAGTCTATAGATGGCCGTTACAGACTGTGCTACTTGCTCCCTGTTAATGGTGTGACGTTTACGCTGGAAGAGCCGGCTCAGACCCAGATAAGTTCTCCCACGTTGGGGCCTGGTGAACCTGGTGCAAGCACGGACAGACCCGGGTACCTCTCATACGACGAAGTTTGCATGGAGCCGTGGGAAGACTCGAGAAGGGTGAACTACGGTGTCGTGAGCACCAGAGGAAACCAGTGGGTCGTCTATCAGAACAGGACCTCTCTGCGGGAGTTGATAACGGCTCTGGGGCTCGTGACGGGGTCTGCAAAGTGCCTGGGCGTGTGGGATCCTTCGTGGGATGACTTCGCCGGCACTTGCGGAGAAGGTCCCTACCCGCTAACGCGGGCGATATTTGCGAAAGTTGTGGGTCATAAGGTCAGGTTCGGATCGGGTGGAGTGTTCTAA